CTGCCATGCtcggtcgtcgtcgcgaTGCCTAATTCCACGTGCATAAATCCCCAAAAGGACGCGTCGTCAGCGGCGTCGATCGTTTCGCAGCGTGACGGGAACCGTGTCGGGAAAGAACGAGATGGCCGCTCCGCTCACTTCTGTGGCGGGTATCACGGCCCTGCTAGATGAGCAGGACCCCAAGTTGCAGGCGTATGCCCTGCGGAAGCTAGACACGCTCGTGGACCGGTTTTGGGCCGAACTGGCGGACTcggtgccgcgcatcgAAGAGCTGTACGAAGACGAGTCCTTTAGCGACCGtggcgtcgctgcgctcgtcgcctcCAAGATCTACTTCTACCTGGGCGAGTTTGAGGACTCGCTCAgctttgcgctcggcgccggcgccctGTTTGACGTGGAGCGCAAGGATGAGTACGTGGAAACGGTCATCTCCAAGTCGATCGACCAGTACATTGCCGAGCGCTGCAGCGAGACGGAAAAGATCGATCCCCGCCTGGAGTCGATCGTGAACAATATGCTGCAGCGGTgcatcgccgccggcgagtaccgccaggcgctgggcattgcgctcgagacTCACCGCCTGGACGTTATTGAGAACGTTTTCAACTCGAcgcacgatgcgcagctgctgAGCTACGTGCTGGAGGTGGTGATGGGCGTGTCGCATGCGCCCCAGGTGCGCAAGGACGTCTtgctgctcctcgtcaAGCTCTTCCAGTCGCTGGCGCAGCCCGACTTCTTTTCCATTGCACAGTGCTACGTGTACCTGAacgagccgacgctcgcttccgagctgctgcagatGCTTGTAAAGCGCGCAGAAAAGGACGAAAAGGCATTGGAGAACAGCGCGCAGGACCCATTGATGATTGCGTACCAGATCGCCTTTGACCTCGTCGAGAGCGCCACGCAAGAGTTCCTCAAGAGCGTGCAGCAGGACGTGCAGCAAAAGCTCCCTGCGGCCGAGAGCGGCCCCGGCGCGTGGGCCGCGCAGATTGCGCAGATCCTCAGTGGCGAGGAGACGATCAAGTTCTACCGCGATTTCCTGAAGCACGCCAACCACGCCGACTTGGCCATCCTCAAGAAGAGCAAGGATGCGCTGGACGCGCACTACAGCGCGTACCACTCGGCGGTCAGCCTGTCGAACGCGTTTATGAACGCGGGCACGGCCAGCGACCAGTTCCTGCGGGAGAACCTCGAGTGGCTGGCCAAGGCGTCCAACTGGAGCAAGTTTACCGCCACCGCAGCGCTGGGAGTGCTGCACAAGGGCAACTTGCAGGAGGGCATGAACATCCTGCACCCCTACCTTCCTTCGGATGCGCcttcgtcgagcgtctACTCCGAGGGCGGCTCGCTGTTTGCCCTCGGCCTCATCCACGCAAACCACGGCGCGGGAATCCTCGATACACTGATCAACACCCTGCGCAACAACAcggccgaggtcgtgcagcacggcgctgcgctcggtcTCGGTGCCGCAGGCATGGCGACGGAGAACGAGGCGGTGTACGAAGAGCTGCGCAACGTGCTCTTTGGCGACTCGGCCGTGACTGGTGAGGCGGCGGGCTACGCGATGGGCCTGGTCTACCTCGGTAccggtgcggcgcacgccacCGAGGAGATGCTGCAGTACGCACAAGAGACGCAGCACGAAAAGATCATCCGCGGCCTCGCGATCGGCCTGGCTCTCTTGAACTACGGCCGCGAGTCGCAGGCAGACGGCACGATCGACGTGCTGATCGCCCACAAGGACGCCACGATGCGCTACGGTGGCGTGTATACCATCGCGCTCGCTTacgccggcaccggcgacAACAAGTCGATCagccgcctgctgcacctcgccgtgtcggacggcagcgacgatgtgcgccgtgcggccgtGATCAGCCTCGGCTTTTTGCTCttccgcacgccgcagcacgTTCCCGCGATTGTGCAGCTGCTCAGCGAGAGCTACAACCCCCACGTGCGCTACGGTGCGGCgatcgcgctcggcgtcgcctgTGCAGGCACCGGcctggacgcggcgctcgacttGCTCGAGCCGATGACCAAGGACCCGGTCGACTTTGTGCGCCAGGGCGCGTGCATGGCGCTCGCCATGATCCTTATCCAGCAGAACGAGGTGCTGAACCCGCGTGTGGAAAAGGTGCGCAAGTCTCTCGAGAC
The Malassezia japonica chromosome 2, complete sequence genome window above contains:
- the RPN2 gene encoding proteasome regulatory particle base subunit (COG:O; EggNog:ENOG503NUMK; BUSCO:EOG09260NJW; TransMembrane:1 (o740-762i)) is translated as MAAPLTSVAGITALLDEQDPKLQAYALRKLDTLVDRFWAELADSVPRIEELYEDESFSDRGVAALVASKIYFYLGEFEDSLSFALGAGALFDVERKDEYVETVISKSIDQYIAERCSETEKIDPRLESIVNNMLQRCIAAGEYRQALGIALETHRLDVIENVFNSTHDAQLLSYVLEVVMGVSHAPQVRKDVLLLLVKLFQSLAQPDFFSIAQCYVYLNEPTLASELLQMLVKRAEKDEKALENSAQDPLMIAYQIAFDLVESATQEFLKSVQQDVQQKLPAAESGPGAWAAQIAQILSGEETIKFYRDFLKHANHADLAILKKSKDALDAHYSAYHSAVSLSNAFMNAGTASDQFLRENLEWLAKASNWSKFTATAALGVLHKGNLQEGMNILHPYLPSDAPSSSVYSEGGSLFALGLIHANHGAGILDTLINTLRNNTAEVVQHGAALGLGAAGMATENEAVYEELRNVLFGDSAVTGEAAGYAMGLVYLGTGAAHATEEMLQYAQETQHEKIIRGLAIGLALLNYGRESQADGTIDVLIAHKDATMRYGGVYTIALAYAGTGDNKSISRLLHLAVSDGSDDVRRAAVISLGFLLFRTPQHVPAIVQLLSESYNPHVRYGAAIALGVACAGTGLDAALDLLEPMTKDPVDFVRQGACMALAMILIQQNEVLNPRVEKVRKSLETIISEKHEEAMAKFGATLAQGLLDAGGRNATISLQGRGGSINTPAIVGMALFTQYWYWFPMALFASLSFTPTAIIGLSRTLALPDVELVSRARPSLFAYPPPVETPSEKKLEKVETAVLSTTAKSQARQRTKEKKKAQLEGEAMEQDEKPKTEEKPAEEEKPVKRPEPKEERIKNCSRVTPYQLKYVAFPPSSRFQPVRPILGNRADVWQDTAAIGALPALSTAPRDEEAATTRHPEPSQARQLNYSVTGGGGGILMLLDRDPSKPYDTLPLQGKGDDGKEDKTAEEDTAAAIQSAPDTDEKEATSVPGAESAPAQSEDVDMPEAPEAR